From a region of the Mycolicibacterium sp. MU0050 genome:
- a CDS encoding ABC transporter ATP-binding protein: MAAQSVLSVEGLHAGYGKTKIVEDVSFELAAGSVLGVLGRNGVGKTTTLKAMMGHLPHTGSVRLDGVDLSRLKAHERAAAGLAYVPQGRRIFASLSVEDNMRIAVPRARRSAWQAEVENMYDQFPILAEKRRQAGGQLSGGQQQILALGRALIAQPKVILLDEPSEGIQPSIVEQIGQTIGTLCTEREIAVVLVEQNLGFATSVCDTVVLIDSGRIVMRTEPQTIADDRELQLQYLGV; this comes from the coding sequence TTGGCCGCACAGTCAGTACTGAGCGTTGAGGGACTGCACGCCGGTTACGGGAAGACCAAGATAGTCGAGGACGTCTCGTTCGAATTGGCAGCCGGATCGGTGCTGGGTGTCCTCGGTCGCAATGGCGTGGGCAAGACCACGACCTTGAAGGCCATGATGGGACACCTCCCTCATACCGGATCGGTGCGTCTCGACGGGGTGGACCTGTCTCGGCTCAAGGCTCACGAACGAGCCGCTGCCGGGTTGGCCTACGTCCCGCAGGGACGTCGGATCTTCGCCAGTCTGTCGGTGGAGGACAACATGCGGATCGCGGTGCCGCGAGCGCGTCGCTCCGCGTGGCAAGCCGAAGTCGAGAACATGTATGACCAGTTCCCCATCCTCGCCGAGAAACGGCGTCAGGCCGGCGGACAACTCAGTGGCGGACAGCAACAGATTCTTGCTTTGGGCCGGGCCCTGATCGCCCAGCCGAAGGTGATCTTGCTGGACGAACCCTCCGAGGGCATTCAGCCGTCCATCGTCGAGCAAATCGGTCAGACCATCGGCACACTGTGCACGGAACGCGAGATCGCTGTCGTCCTCGTGGAGCAGAACTTGGGCTTCGCGACCTCCGTCTGCGATACCGTCGTACTAATCGACTCGGGCCGTATCGTCATGCGGACCGAACCACAG